A window of Drosophila santomea strain STO CAGO 1482 chromosome X, Prin_Dsan_1.1, whole genome shotgun sequence genomic DNA:
TCGAGTTCGTCGCGATTGTTTTGCTTTGGTCGGTTCCTTTATTGAAAGCGGCGCTTTCTCATTTACCTATGAATATGGCACAGTGGTTCGAGATTTATTATATGGCGCAGCTATGGCTTTCGATTATTTTCGAGAACCAATTAAAATACACATTCTTCTCTCTGCAATTTCCCAAACCTTTCGCTTTGCGTTGACCCACTTTGGGGGAAAAGCCACCTGCGTCCCACTGTGCAGTGGTAGGTGAACGCTTTAACGTTCTCCATTTGGTGGTGGCTATTTGGTTGGCGGGTGCTTCGTGGACTCCTTCGATGGGGCAGAGGTGTTGGATGGGGTGGAGTGCTTGCCCGTTGGCATGGTGCACGCGAAAAAGCCAAACGAAACGTAAATTTTCCAGGCAAACCATCTCGCTGCCTTCGAGGAGTCCATCGAGAACTGTTGGTCGCGGTGGTCGAGCGTTGcacatttttcaatattacCAAATTGGAGTATTACGTTCTAGGATGAGTTTGCTATTGCGGCGACGTTCGCGCAGCGAGACACGTCCTCAGGCGAATCCGGTGGAGAAGACCAAACAGCCGGACTCGGATAAGTcggaaaagcagcagcagcagcagcaggcgaaTCACCACCAGATGCGCCACCACCAGCCGCATGCCAGTGAACAGAATCTGAACAAACTGGGCCTGGTTTCCAGTGGCTCCAGTGGCAATGGAATGGGCAGGCGCAAGACATCCGCGGAACTCATAAGCGAGGCCAAGATGTTCCTGGGCGAATCGGTAAACGCCGTTCCACTGATGGCCACCGGTGGTGCTCGTTTGGTTAGCACTCGACGACCAATTACGCCCCGCGAATCCGGACGAGTTTTATACGGCAAAGTTGCCCTGGCTGGACGTCCACCAAGTGCCTTTTCGTAGGTTACCCATTGCGAGATTCCATGCCACAGTCATTATTTCACACACATTTCTTTCGGTTTCACATAGCATGCGGTATCTGCAGAACGAGAAACCATCGACGCCCCGCCAGTTGCCGGCTCTATCTGGTTCTGGTCCCGCCACACCCATGCCCACCCGGAATGGAGCTCTGCTCTGTCAATCCAGCACAGAAACGCTGATCGAACTGCTCAAGCAGCACAGTGGTCTCAAGGATTGCAGCGACGAGACAGTGCAGCACATTAATGCGGTTagctttcaattatttcatCATTTTGTTCAATTGGAAGTAATCTAACTAGGATAACACTGCTTACAGATCCTCCAGGAGCTTTACACTCGTGTCAGAAAGCAAGAGCGCAACTACAAGCGTGGCTTCATCCTAGGCGGACTCTATGGTTTGGTGGAGTGCAGTTCGCCACGCGTTCTTTTGGCTGTGGCTCGCGTGGTTTTGGCTGTGAGTCATTCATTTAGACATTCCACTCTGGATTTCCCGCATTCATTTGAACACTTTTAAATCGCTTTAGCTTCGGGTGACGGGCAGCAATCTCACGGGTGCCTGCAAGCTGATCTTCAAGGTGGCCAGGCATGAGCAGCACGATGCCCTGTTCCACGAACACGACGTTTTGGAATTGCTCATTGATGGTTTGGGACACGCCTCGCCACTGGATGAGCCGGAGGCTTGCATTTATGCCTATGGTTGCATACGTTTTCTAACCGCCAGCAGTGCCCAGGAGCGGGATGATGCCCTCAACCGCAATTGGATTGGGCTGGAGAGCTCCGGCGAGAGTCACTCGCTGCCCATTCCTGCTCCAATGCCTCCGGCTCTGTCGGCCATCTCGACTACGCTTTGTCCCAGGAAATTGACGGGTCAGCAAACGTTAGTGTCCCGCCTGGCTCGTCATGGAGCCGTGGAGCTGATGATCTTGCACCTGCAGATGTTGAATGAGGCTGGAGCAACCAAACGGCTCCAGGGTCCGCCGCTGCACACACTCTATCAACTGTCGGCGGCTATGAGAGCTCTGGCAGATGTttcccagcaacagcagcgttTGCAGCTTCAATTGCAACTGGCATGTCCACATCTCATCCGAGCGGCCGAGGTATCAATGGGCGAAATGGAGGTCCAGGCCAATGTGGTGCGCACTCTCAGGTGGGTTTTACTTCTATCCTTCAATCGAAATATTTAACAGAGCTATGATTCTTCCAATTTCTAGTGTGCTTTCGGAGGACACTGATTGCTGTGAAACGCTGCACAACTATGCTGCCAGGATTGGCCTGCTCCTGGGTCCCTCGTGCGCCGGCGGTGGGCAGTGCAGTGAACGTCTCCTGGCGGTTCTAAGTCGTTTGGGCTACATGCTTGGCAATATACTGGCCAAACACGAATCTGCGCGCATACAGGTGGGTTTTTGACAACTTTAAGTCACTATAAAATAAGCAAAGTGCCATTTATATATCAGTCTTTAGTTGAAAATGTAATTGCCCATTTTACTTATGAGATGATGTATTGCCTTTCAGTACTTTCACAACGATGTGGCCATGGAGTATCTTCTGAATATTTTGGAACAGCTGAACGAACGCTCACCCAGCAGTGTGGCTCATTTGGATGCTCAAATCAAGTTGATACGAGTTGTGGCCAATATGAGTGTGAATCCCGAGGTGGGCGCAGGTTTGGGAAATGTCCGTTCCTTGGGCGCTGTGCTGCTGAAGCTTTTGAGCAAGACCAGCGAGGAGTTGACCAAGAAGAAGGTGAGTTTTTGATGCATAATCCTATCCAGATATTGATATCCTTGTTTGTTCATGGGTTTACGGGTTAGTCGCCGGAACAGCAGGAGCTTTTGCATGCCACCTTGGGAGCCCTGCACAATCTGTGTTTCTACCAGGACAAACAGGCAGCTGTGCAGCCTTTGGCCAAGGGATCTCTGCAGAGTCTGATTGACGACTTGTCCGCCTCGTTGGCCAAAGTGTTGGGCAACTGCCAGACGTCGGTGACCAAAGTGGAGTTGGCCCGTGTGCTGGGTAACCTGACGAGGAACGAGCAGGCACGTCGTTGTTTCTGTGCCGCCGGAGGATTGCCATTGATGGTGCAGCAACTGACGAAACAGGCAGCTGGCCAGGATTATGAGCTGCGCACCTGTGCCATTGGTGTCCTGGTGAACCTCTTGGGCGATGGCGAACAGCGGGGTCCTTTTCTGCAACTGCGAGGAGCCGAACTGCTGTCGCTACTGCTGCGTGGATCCCTCGAGCAGGAGGACTGGTTTCTGGCCAACATTGTTTGCCAGGCCCTCTGGAATCTTCTCATCGACGGCCATTGTGCGGCTAATCTCTGCCAAAGCGGTAATATACTCGATGAAGTTAGTGATCTGCTGGCCGATTATCTCGATGAGGATCGATTATCACCCGGCGATGACGATAACGACAACGATGAGGATGATCCGGAGCGGGAATCGGAGAATTTGGATGTAACTGAAACGGATCCAGAAGCGCACGATGCCTTGTGGGAGGATTTTGCACTGGTGGCCACCGATCTGCTCGAACGCATCCAAAACAACTTCGATAGGCAGCAGCAATCGCAGGCATTGTTACCCCAAAATGCCGACAACGAGGATGATAGCGATGTATTTATCGAAGAAATGTAGTTGCAGTTCGTTTGATAGTCTATAGTGTTTCTATGTGGTTTGCATTATTATTCGATAAATATCTTAAAACAATTTatcaaagccaataaaaaatgtttcgaaATTAAAGATTTCCCTGGGATTATGATATGCTCTTTGTAGCATCATTACCAACTAAAACATTGATGTTTATATGACAAGTGATTTGGAAGCAAAAACTGATTAAGCcccaaaacataaacaatgATGACTATTTCAAGATCTTGGTGTTTCGGGACACTATGCTGCAAACTTCGGCcattcaattgaattttaagGAATTCTAAATAGGTCGGAATGCAACGCTACTACTGATATCTTTAAATCaggagtttttttttttgtagatgtgcaattcaatttaaaaccTTTACTCAACTGCTTTTTAAAGAAATCTCAGTATCAATTGATTTTTGAGCTACAATTGTTCGGTGTTTTATAGGTAAATTATGTTAACTAGTGTGGTTTAAGCCAAACGACATATTCAGGTGATGACAACATCGTTTGCACTCACAtacccatacacacacacatcagcGGAAACCAATACACGCACATCTTAGAGCCAAGTTTGGGTTCCAATTGGAATCAGTCTTATTGGCGGACGGCCCATTAAGCTGGGCTTTATTTATAGGTATGAGTGTAGAAAAATTGATAAAGCGAAAAAAATGGTAAACGCTGCCCTCGatttgttgctttttcttgttgtttagTGAATTCATGAATCATCCCCGCACATTGTTGCTCTTTTCGCCCTCTCTCCCTTCGTTTCTCTCtctgtttttctttgtgcCCCTTTTTATCTGGCCTACCGCTGTCTTTCCCGTATTTTTGTAATACTATTTATTCacgcattttgtttattaatttatatttgccaAAGCTTGCAAGTCTTTGTGCAACATTTGAGGTTAAGTAGAGAAATATTGGTAGAAAAAGAAATGACAACATGCCAACGAAATCAGCTGGTTTGCGGctccagaaaaaaaaaactgggagTTGCCGGCTATCGGAAAGCAAATTACAAAGTGCATGACAAGATATTGAGAAGTATTAGTTACCAACGGGCACAAGTTGAAGATATAGTAGTAGTAGTGGCGAAAAGCAGCTAGCAAACGTCATTTAAAGAAAGTTATCAACAAATTGAAGAGAAATATGGAGCGCCCTCTCTtcaccttttttttgtttatcttcTCAGATACTCTCTTCTGAGGTATAATTGTGTTGCACAGTCTAGTTTCGCTTAGGAAGTTATAGAATACATATGATTTGTTAAAATCATATTGTATTAAAACGAGCTTCATGCTTTGACAGTTTGGCACATTGAATCTTCTCAGTATTATTACTATATCTCATTTCGAACTACCTATGCCAGAGTTCTAGTGGCTTTTCGAGGAATTACGCATATATTGCTTTTACTTGATTGATTTTGGGGGGTTAACTTTCTGAAATACGCTACTTCTACTGCAAATGCACTCACCATAGGTTCTCCTTTTCCGCGGCCGCATCCTTTTTCTTCGTGGTAAAGGATGATGTCAGCGCATTCGTTTGCGTCCCACTGTCCAGCgccatgttgttgttgttggggcTGCAGCTGCGGTACTCCTATTGGAACGCTCTCCACTCCTGGCTGTGTCCAATTGGGAATCGGGATGTGCTGGCGCTGCAACAGAGAGCGTGAAAGAAAGAGGGGAGAGAAGGAGGTGGAAGATGAGAAAcagttggcaaacaaaaacaaacacatgcGCGACAGAGCGAGACGGCTGCCAGGTGTCGGCTGCATATGATTTAGCAGtctatttaaataattttactgCAAGGCTGCACacttgtattatttttgtttaattccCTGTGCATTTGTCACTGCGCTCTCTCCCACCCACTCTCACTTGCTATTTTGTTGCTTTAGTTACGACGCACAGCTGCTGACAAATTCGCAAAATTTCCTCTTCTCCTCACTCTCTCGCTCACtctattttctttctttctttccttcCTTCTTTTGATTGCCCACTTTTTTTCCGTTTCGTACGTACGCAGTTTCTCACGCTCTTCGCTCTCCTCTCCGGTGAAAACTCGCGCCCTGGATTTTCACGCACGTCCTCTCCACTGGACAGCCTTTCGATCGCTCCAATTAGACAAAGCaaacttaaataatataatgCGTATTTATGTGGAGAAGAGCCGCGTCTGTGTGCGTTTCCACTGGAGTTTTTTCAGCGCCGTTGCGTCGTCTAATCTGACTGCCTCTCCTCTACACTGCTCTTCTTCTTTATTtctgctttgctttgctttttcttTCGCACCAATTATTCGTGCAAAAATACTGCCAAAAATACTGATACCAAAAAGCCCAAACGGGTATGGTCACACTCTGTCCTACAGGTGCTGAAAATACTGTTTCTATACCAGTCACTATCATAActatttttggtttattttattgcttttatggctgattttatttatttatatagcTAGTAAAATCGGGAACAGGAAACGCTTTAGTCGAGGTACTGACTTTCAGATACCTGTTAATTCACTACGAATAACAAGTAAggaataattttaaaaatttcagtAACGATTTGACGCTTTTTATAGATGTCGCTTTGTTGTGAACTTTTTTCAGATTTCCAATAGATGGCGCAGTGGCAAAGAGTTATGATTTTCAGTATTTAGCAAAATTCTATCAAACATCGATAGTTGCTTAtcgatatattatatacaatcTGCTAGCTAAAAACTATTTACAAATAATCTATAGTTGAGCATTAGCTATGAATGATATTACTTTTATGAACAAATAATTGTTAAGTGCATTACGTAGGTAAGACCTAGCcaacatatattttacaacaaatatttatttgtattcgaaaatatata
This region includes:
- the LOC120455648 gene encoding armadillo repeat-containing protein 2, whose amino-acid sequence is MSLLLRRRSRSETRPQANPVEKTKQPDSDKSEKQQQQQQANHHQMRHHQPHASEQNLNKLGLVSSGSSGNGMGRRKTSAELISEAKMFLGESVNAVPLMATGGARLVSTRRPITPRESGRVLYGKVALAGRPPSAFSMRYLQNEKPSTPRQLPALSGSGPATPMPTRNGALLCQSSTETLIELLKQHSGLKDCSDETVQHINAILQELYTRVRKQERNYKRGFILGGLYGLVECSSPRVLLAVARVVLALRVTGSNLTGACKLIFKVARHEQHDALFHEHDVLELLIDGLGHASPLDEPEACIYAYGCIRFLTASSAQERDDALNRNWIGLESSGESHSLPIPAPMPPALSAISTTLCPRKLTGQQTLVSRLARHGAVELMILHLQMLNEAGATKRLQGPPLHTLYQLSAAMRALADVSQQQQRLQLQLQLACPHLIRAAEVSMGEMEVQANVVRTLSVLSEDTDCCETLHNYAARIGLLLGPSCAGGGQCSERLLAVLSRLGYMLGNILAKHESARIQYFHNDVAMEYLLNILEQLNERSPSSVAHLDAQIKLIRVVANMSVNPEVGAGLGNVRSLGAVLLKLLSKTSEELTKKKSPEQQELLHATLGALHNLCFYQDKQAAVQPLAKGSLQSLIDDLSASLAKVLGNCQTSVTKVELARVLGNLTRNEQARRCFCAAGGLPLMVQQLTKQAAGQDYELRTCAIGVLVNLLGDGEQRGPFLQLRGAELLSLLLRGSLEQEDWFLANIVCQALWNLLIDGHCAANLCQSGNILDEVSDLLADYLDEDRLSPGDDDNDNDEDDPERESENLDVTETDPEAHDALWEDFALVATDLLERIQNNFDRQQQSQALLPQNADNEDDSDVFIEEM